The DNA region GATGATGAAGATCAAGTAACGTGGCGCAATGAAGAACCGTCTCGGAATCGTCCTCTCGGGCGGCGGCAGCCGTGGAATCGCCCACATCGGCGTGCTCAGGGCGCTCGAGGAGCACGGCCTGGCTCCGGACTGCATCGCCGGCACCAGCTCGGGCGCCATTGTCGGCGCCCTCTACGCCGCGGACTACCCGCCGGAAGAGATGCTCGAGTTCTTTAAGGTGAAAAGCCCGTTCAAGCTCTCGAAGTTCGCCCTGGGCAAACCCGGGTTCATCGACACCGAGAAGGTCGTGGCCGACTTTTTGGAGTATTTTCCCGAGAACTCCTTCGAGGCCCTCGCCAAAAGCCTCTTCCTGACCGCCACCGACATCGTCAACGCCCGGCTCGAGATCTTCACGTCCGGACCCCTGATCCCGGCGATTCTGGCTTCCTCTTCGGTACCGATGGTTTTTACTCCCACCGAGATCGACGGCCGCTGGTTCTCCGACGGCGGCATCATCAACAACTTCCCCGTGGAACCGATCAAGATGCTGTGCGACACCCTGATCGGGGTCTACGCCAGTCCCTTGCGCGAAGTCGACCGGTCGACCCTCAAGAACTCACTGGCCGTGTCCCAGCGAGCGATCGAGGTGGGCATGTTCTTCAGCTCCAAGCGCAAGTTTCACCAGTGCGACGTGTTCCTCTGCCCCGAAGATCTCGCCAAATTCGGCGCGTTCGACAGCAAGCATTTGCGCGAGATCCTCGAGATCGGATACGCCGCAGCCTTGGAGCGAGTCGATTCGATCCGGAAATCTTTGGAGAAATATAGAGGGGACTGACCCCCAAGGCCATCGGTGCCTATCCGCGCCTCGAGGGATTGGATGTAGAGTTCAGGGCCTGGGATAAGCACACCCGACTTCAACCGACAGCCAGCGAGGCAATCAGGAGCACCAATGAGCGAGAAGGTCTGGCACGTAGCCGTCAGTGGAAAGCAGCAAGGCCCCTACAGCGAGGAGGAGATCGTCGACAAGATCAAGAACGGCCAGCTGGCCCGCAAAGCCAGTGTCTACGGTCCGGGGATGACCGAGTGGGAACCGCTCGTGAGCCGCGCCGAGTTCTCCGGAGCCTTCGCGGTAGCGCCGCCGCCTCCGCCCCCCGGAGCTCTCGGCCAGGCCCACGAGATCGACTACGAGGTCCACGGCGAAGAGATGCAGTTCGTCGAGATCACTCTCGATCCCGGCGAGGCCTGCGTCGCCGAGGCCGGCTCGTTCATGTACATGGACCCGGGCATCGAGATGGAGACGATCTTCGGCGACGGTTCCGCGAAGAGTCAAGGCGGCGGCTTCATGGGCGCGCTCTTGGGCGCCGGCAAGCGCATTCTCACGGGTGAGTCCCTGTTCATGACGGTCTTCGGCAATGGCGGTTCCGGACGCCAAACGGTCGCCTTCGCGGCACCCTATCCGGGCTGCATCCTTCCGATCGACCTCAAGCAGCACGGCACGATCCTCTGCCAGAAGGACGCCTTTCTGTGCGCAGCCAAGGGCATCGCGGTCGGCATCGCCTTCCAGAAGCGTCTCGGCGCAGGCCTGTTCGGTGGCGAGGGCTTCATCCTGCAGAAGCTCGAGGGTGACGGCCTTGCCTTCGCGCACGCCGGCGGCACCGTCGTCAAGCGGGAGCTCGCTGCGGGCGAGACCCTGCGCCTCGACACCGGCTGCCTGGTGGCCTTCGATGAGAGCGTGAAGTACGACATCCAGACCGTCTCCGGCATCAAAACCGCGCTGTTCGGCGGCGAGGGACTCTTCTACGCCGCCCTGACCGGACCGGGAACGATCTGGATGCAATCGCTGCCGTTCAGTCGCCTGGCGAGCCGCGTCTACGCGGCCGCGCCCCAGACCGGAGGCACGCGCAAGGGCGAAGGCTCGATCCTGGGCGACCTCGGCGGCCTGGTAATGGGGGATCGGGGGTAAGCCGCCGGCGAGTTTCGCGCGCTCGCAGGCGAGGCGGCACCGGCGCGACGCTATCCCTTCGATGACCATGGACGACGATCCGGAGAAGACCGAGGCGGCCCGTGGTGAATCGCCTGTCGGCCGCCGTCGACGCGCGGCCCCCTAGAGCGCCGCCACGGCGTCCGCCAACCGGTCGACCTCCTCGATCGTGTTGTACATCAGGACTCCCGTGCGCAGCACGCCACCGGCGTCGGCGAGCCCTAGCGACTCGATCGCGCGAATGGCGTAGAAGTCGCCGTCCCACACCTGAAGGCCCTGCTCCCCGAGCCGGGCCGCGGCTTCTTCCGGCCGCATGCCGTCGATCGTGATCGCCACGGTCGGAGCCCGCTCCTCTTCGCCGAAGCCCGGGCCCCAGCGCGTGACCTTCCGAAGCCGGCCGAAGCGCTCCCAGAGATGCCGAGCCACTTCGCGTTCGTGCTCACCGATCTGGGCGAATGCGTCGAGGAGCGCCGAGCGCAGGTCCTCGCCATCTCCGAAGCTCGCGATGTACTCGATCGCCGCCGCCACGCCGGCGATGGCCGCGTGATTCTGGGTCCCGGTCTCGATCCGGTAAGGAGCGGCCTGATCCTGCATTCGCAGGCGATCGGTGTCGATGGTGTCGAGAAGCCCCGGCCGCGAATAGAGCACTCCCACGTGCGGACCGTAGAACTTGTAGGCCGAGCACAGGAGAAAGTCGGCGTCGAGCGCTTCGACGTCGAGCGCAAAGTGCGGCGCGTAGTGCACGGCGTCGAGCACCAGATGCGCCCCGACCTCGGAGGCGAGCCGGCGAGCCCGCGCCACGTCGTTGACGGTCCCGAGCGCGTTCGAGGCCAGCCCCATCGCGACCAGGCGCGTGCGCTCGTTGATCTGGCGCTCGAAATCGTCGACATCGAGGCGGCCGTCCGGCAGCAGCGCGATTTCGCGCACCACGATCCCCCGTTCTTCGAGCCGCAGCCACGGCCCACGGTTGGCCTCGTGATCGAGGGCGGTGATGACGACCTCGTCGCCCTCGGCCCAGCCGCGCGCGAGCGCCCGACTTAGTGAAAAAGCGAGCGTCGTCATGCTCGCGCCAAACGAAACCGTCTTGCCATCCTCGGATCCGAGAAACCTCGCAACGGTTTCTCGAGCCCGCGCCATCAGGGCATCGGTCTCGCGGGAGGTCTGGAAAAACCCGTGGGTATTGGCATTCGAGGTCCGGTAGTAATCCGACATTGCATCGATCACCGGTGCGGGAACCTGGCTTCCCGCCGGCCCGTCCAGGAACGCAAGCTCGTGGCCGGCGCGTGTCCGCGCCAGGGCCGGAAAGTCCGGACGACAATTGGTGAGTTCTCGAATCGACATGGCGACGATCCTAGCCGACAACGATGAACGCACCTACCCGGCTGACTCTCTGCTTCCTGACTGGATTCGACCGGCCGTGAGCGGGAGCTCAGAGGCCGCCAACGGCTGGCGCGAGAGTCGCTTTGGCCTCGATTCGAACCTCGACCTCGGGAGCTACCTTGAGAAACAGGACGCTCGGCCTGTGCAGGCCCCACTTTGCATAGGGAACGACGAGGCTCGCCCTGACAAGAATCCGGTCGTTGTCTTTCTCGACCCGTACCGGAACCGAGACGGGGTGCTCGTCACCGTGAATGGCCATCCTTCCGTCGAGCGTCAACTCGCTGCCTCCCGTCTCCAAGAGCCTCCCCTCGACGCCGGTCACGCGGAAGACGATTGACGGGAAGCGCTCGCTCTCGAGCACCTTGTTGTGCATGGCCCGGTCGCGTCTCTTGTTGCCGGTGACCGCCTTTGGGGCGTCGACCGCGACCTCGCCGTCGGCAGCGCCGGTCTCCAAATCGAAGCGAATCTCCCCCAATTCGAGAAACAACCGGCCCTGAACCGTGTGGCCGGTGGCCTCGAGTCCGAAGGTGATCTCGGTCTCTTACGGGATCGAGAGTCAAGATCTGCTCGGCAGCGAACACCGGGCCCACGAGCGACCAACCGAGAGCCCAGGAGAGTGCTGCAAGGCTTTCTCGTCGCCGCTCGATACCGGAACATGAATGCGATCACGACATCGCGCCTGCTCGCCCTTGTCTGTCTCCTCGCGGGCACTCAATTCCCGGCGTCTTCCCAGATTCTCCTCGATTCGACCGAGGAGCTGGCATGGGACCGTCCTGAGACCTGGGCAATGAAGTACTTCACCGCGGTCTCGATGATGAGCGGCTACGGAACCTCCGAGGAGCTCGACAAGGGCGCGATCTCGATCGCGTTCGACGCCGGTTGGGTACCGAGCCTGAGCGAAGACGAAAGGCGGGTTGGCTTTATCGGAAGCAAGGTGGAAGATCTCAATCGCACGTCCGCTTTCGGGCGCGTGCGCGCGAGTTTCGGACTCCCTTCGCGCTGGACCCTGACCCTGGGCTTTGTACCACCGCTCGAGATCGGCGGCGTCACACCCGAGATCTACAACCTGGCTTTAGGGCGCCCCTTGTTCTCGAGATCGAGTTGGTCGCTCTCGGCTCGCGCCCAGGTCCAGTCCGGCTCCCTCGAAGGTGACCTCACCTGCCCCGCTGACGTGATCGGCTCTACCGATCCGGCGGTCAACCCCGACAACTGTCTCGAGCCCTCGAATGACAAAGTCACGATGGACTACACCGGAATCGAATGGACATACAGCCGGACCGCACACGACCACTGGCGTCCCTACATAGCCGTCTCGGCTAACTACCTCGACCTCAAATTCCAGGTTCGAGCTCGTTACAGTCTCTTCCTCGACCGAAGTCTCCTGCTGGCTGACGGCTGGACCCCGACTCTTGCCGTCGGAGCCCGGTATCAGACGCGCCGCCGCATTACTCTGGCGGGCGAGGTCTTTTACGCTCCTCTGGATGTCGTGCGCGACGCGGCTCGTGGCTCGGAAAACGACGATCTCCTCAACGCGCGCCTGTTGATCGAGTACCGCATCCGCTCGTGAAAGAGCAGCGCGGGCACTGAAGAGCTCAGCCGCGCTAGCGCACCGCGCCTCCCCCTCTTTCTCGGGTCTCTTCGGTCTCCGCCAAGCGCACCATCAAGGACCGGCGGACCGGAGCACTTACGGCAAGCTGCAAGGCCCTCTGACAGGCAGCGCGCGACTCTGCGAAGCGTCCGACCTGAGACAGAAGCTCAGCGCGCGTCGCGTGCAGCGGGTAATAGCTCTGCAATGCCGGCTCGGTCTCGACCTCGTCAAGCGCCTCCAAACCGGCCCATGGCCCCTCCAGCCGTGACAGCGCGATTGCGCGATTGAGGCTGATTACAGGCGACGGTTCGATCGCCAAGAGCTGATCGTAAGCGGACACGATGCGTTGCCAGTCCGTGGCGCCATAGTTCTCCGCAAGCGCATGACAGGAGGCGATCTCAGCTTCCAGGTGATACCGCGAGAGCTCATTTCCTTCCGCCGCCGCCTCGAAATGCTCGAGACCTCGGGCCAGCACTCTCCGATCCCACAGGGAGCGGTCCTGCTCGTCGAGGCGGATCGGATCGCCGGCCTCGTCGGTCCGAGCTCCCAGACGGCACGCCTGAAAGAGCAACAGAGCCGTCAGGGCGCGAACCGAAGTCGTCGCGGTAACCGGGTGGTCGGCTAGCAGCTCGGCCAGGCGGATCGCCTGATGGCACAGCTCGAAGCGAACCAGATCCTCGCCCTCGTGAGCGCTGTGGCCTTCGTTGAAGATCAAATAGAGAGACTCCAATACCGAATCTAGACGTGCCGGCATCTCGTGCGGTTCCGGCATTTCGAAGGAGACCTCTAACTCGCGCAGCTTTCGCTTCGCACGCACTAACCGCTGTGCGATCGCGGATTCGCGGGCTAGGAAGGCGCGCGCGATCTCGGCCGTGCTGAAAGCCGCGGACATCTTCAACGTGAGGGCGATACGCGCGTTCCGACCTAGAGCGGGATGACAGCACATGAAAACCAGCCGGAGCTCGTCGTCTCGGATCTCGTCGGCAAACCGAGCGTCATGCGCTTCGAAGCTGTGGCGTCGACTGAATATGGAGCGCTCGATCTGACTCTCCTTGGATCTCCAGTTGGCCCTGCGGCGCACAGTATCCAGAGCTCGGTTCTTCGCGACCTGAATCAACCAGGCACTCGGATTGTCTGGAACGCCGTGAAACGGCCACTGCTTGAGAGCCTTGAGAAAGGCCTCCTGAACGACTTCCTCGACCAGATCCAACTCTTGAGGGCCGAAGATGCGGGTGAGGGTGGAGATCATCTGCCCCGCCCTGCGACGGAACAGATGATCTACCCAACGCTCGATCGGACTCGCGACCGCGGCGACCATCAGCCGTGAAGCGGGTCGATCTCCCGCAGTTCCACCCAGCCGTGGTCCAAGTGCGGGCACTCGCGAGCAATTGCCACAGCCTCCTCGTAGTCGGCGGCCCGGATCATGAAAAAGCCCGCCATGACCTCTTTGGCCTCACTGAAGGGGCCGTCAACCACACGGACCGCGCCACCCTGCTTCGACAGATGTTTGCCTCCCTCGTCCTTGAGCTTTTCTCCTCCGGCGAGCGTACCCGCCGCGGCCAGGCCTTCCCGCCAGGTGGAGTACTTTTGGATTACCCGCTGGATATCCTCCGGCGATACTCCCTCGAACGCACCGGGGTTCTCGTGAAGCAGCAGCATGAAACTCGACATTTGATTTCTCCTTTTGGACACTGACGTTATCGCTTCGGCTCGGCTTATAGACGAAGCGCGGTCTCAGGAATCGACAGACGGGCGGTTTTGCCCGCAAACCACCCTTGCGGGCTGCGGTATCGCCCACCCCTCAGGCTGTAGCGCACTCCCAGCGACCGCTCCAAGATGAATCGGGACTTTTTGCTAACGTCACCGAAAGGAGGCTGTGGCCAGGAAGCGACGCTCGAGGGCAGCCGCCGGCTGTCAGGTCAAGGCGTACCGAGCGGGACTGCAGAGCCGCAGTGAAAGCGCATGAGCACCATCGGAACCGTTCTTTGTCCAGTCGACTTCAGTCCTCTTTCCGAACGGAGCCTGCTCCTCGCGGTAGAGATTTGCCGGCGCACTGATGCCAAGCTGGTGCTCGAGCACAACCTCGAGTCTCGCCCGCCCGCCTACCTCGGGGTCGGCTGGATGTGGTCCGAGGAGCACGAAAGCGAAGAGCAGGACAAGGGCAAGATAGCAATCAAGCGCATTCAGGAGATGTTCAAGAAGATCCCCGAAGGCATCGAGTACGAGGCCAAGATCACGCGCGGACCGATCGACGAGAGCCTGCTTCACCTCGCCAAGATCCTGCCGGCGGGCATGATCGTCATGGGGACTCACGGACCCTCGACCTCAGAGCATCAATCGTTGACGGAGAAGATCATTATCCAGGCCCCCTGCACCGTCTTGACTACCGGCGAGAGCTATCGGCCGGAGAGCGTGTTCGGCGTCGGCAAGGAAGAGCCGGAGCACATGTCGATGCTCGTCCCCTACGATTTTTCCTCGCGCGCGAAGGCCTGTCTGGACGTCACCCTGGCGATGGCTCGCCGCATGCCGCACCGCATCCACCTGCTTCATGTCGCACAGCCCAAGAGCAGTCTGGCGGGCGAGCCGGATAAGTCACCCGAAATCGAGAGGCTGCGCGAGAAACTCGCCGCTTTGATACCCGACGAGCTTGCCGATCGGATGGCGATCGACGTCTCGATCGGGGAACCGGTGCCCCGCATCCTGGAGGCGGCCCGGGAGATCGGCGCCCTCTTCATCCTGATGCCGGCCCACGGTAAGAGCCCGTTGAAGAGGTTCCTCTTTGGCACTACGACCCTCGGGATCTTGCACGGCGCCGACTGTCCGGTCTGGTTCATGTCCTCCGCAGCCCGGCGTCATCCCCCCGAATGGGCCGCTGCCTGACAGGCGCGAGGAGGTCGTATGGACTGGGAAACCGCGAAAACCGAGACCCTGGAGCTCTGGCTGAAGATCCGGCGGATGATCGACGAGCCCGACGAGCTCGAGCTGTTGACCGAGATCAACGCGATTTGCGCCCTGTGCGATGCGGCAGCGGCCGAAGAGCCGCGCAGCCTCACACGATGTGAGCGCTGCCTGGCGTTTCAGCAGTTCGGTGGCTGCCACGGCATCAATCTCGAGATGAGCGAGCGGGTGGTCGAGAAGGACTGGGACGCCGTGCAAGTACTCGTCGATCGGTTCATTCACGTCCTCGAGAACCTCGAGGTGCCTCGAGAGGGAGAGGGAGCGGAAGCGAGCTAGCCCGAGCCGTTGAGCCCGCTCGAGCAACCTCAGCGCGGCTTTGGGACCTTGCCCGGCGCCAATCCCGCCGCGGCCGCGGCAATAGTGGTCCCCATGGCGTCGTCCCTGCCGCCCATGCCGTAGACCACG from bacterium includes:
- a CDS encoding transcription initiation protein, which encodes MSSFMLLLHENPGAFEGVSPEDIQRVIQKYSTWREGLAAAGTLAGGEKLKDEGGKHLSKQGGAVRVVDGPFSEAKEVMAGFFMIRAADYEEAVAIARECPHLDHGWVELREIDPLHG
- a CDS encoding cysteine desulfurase-like protein; the protein is MSIRELTNCRPDFPALARTRAGHELAFLDGPAGSQVPAPVIDAMSDYYRTSNANTHGFFQTSRETDALMARARETVARFLGSEDGKTVSFGASMTTLAFSLSRALARGWAEGDEVVITALDHEANRGPWLRLEERGIVVREIALLPDGRLDVDDFERQINERTRLVAMGLASNALGTVNDVARARRLASEVGAHLVLDAVHYAPHFALDVEALDADFLLCSAYKFYGPHVGVLYSRPGLLDTIDTDRLRMQDQAAPYRIETGTQNHAAIAGVAAAIEYIASFGDGEDLRSALLDAFAQIGEHEREVARHLWERFGRLRKVTRWGPGFGEEERAPTVAITIDGMRPEEAAARLGEQGLQVWDGDFYAIRAIESLGLADAGGVLRTGVLMYNTIEEVDRLADAVAAL
- a CDS encoding TIGR00266 family protein, which translates into the protein MSEKVWHVAVSGKQQGPYSEEEIVDKIKNGQLARKASVYGPGMTEWEPLVSRAEFSGAFAVAPPPPPPGALGQAHEIDYEVHGEEMQFVEITLDPGEACVAEAGSFMYMDPGIEMETIFGDGSAKSQGGGFMGALLGAGKRILTGESLFMTVFGNGGSGRQTVAFAAPYPGCILPIDLKQHGTILCQKDAFLCAAKGIAVGIAFQKRLGAGLFGGEGFILQKLEGDGLAFAHAGGTVVKRELAAGETLRLDTGCLVAFDESVKYDIQTVSGIKTALFGGEGLFYAALTGPGTIWMQSLPFSRLASRVYAAAPQTGGTRKGEGSILGDLGGLVMGDRG
- a CDS encoding YceI family protein, which translates into the protein MFLELGEIRFDLETGAADGEVAVDAPKAVTGNKRRDRAMHNKVLESERFPSIVFRVTGVEGRLLETGGSELTLDGRMAIHGDEHPVSVPVRVEKDNDRILVRASLVVPYAKWGLHRPSVLFLKVAPEVEVRIEAKATLAPAVGGL
- a CDS encoding sigma-70 family RNA polymerase sigma factor codes for the protein MISTLTRIFGPQELDLVEEVVQEAFLKALKQWPFHGVPDNPSAWLIQVAKNRALDTVRRRANWRSKESQIERSIFSRRHSFEAHDARFADEIRDDELRLVFMCCHPALGRNARIALTLKMSAAFSTAEIARAFLARESAIAQRLVRAKRKLRELEVSFEMPEPHEMPARLDSVLESLYLIFNEGHSAHEGEDLVRFELCHQAIRLAELLADHPVTATTSVRALTALLLFQACRLGARTDEAGDPIRLDEQDRSLWDRRVLARGLEHFEAAAEGNELSRYHLEAEIASCHALAENYGATDWQRIVSAYDQLLAIEPSPVISLNRAIALSRLEGPWAGLEALDEVETEPALQSYYPLHATRAELLSQVGRFAESRAACQRALQLAVSAPVRRSLMVRLAETEETRERGGGAVR
- a CDS encoding universal stress protein is translated as MSTIGTVLCPVDFSPLSERSLLLAVEICRRTDAKLVLEHNLESRPPAYLGVGWMWSEEHESEEQDKGKIAIKRIQEMFKKIPEGIEYEAKITRGPIDESLLHLAKILPAGMIVMGTHGPSTSEHQSLTEKIIIQAPCTVLTTGESYRPESVFGVGKEEPEHMSMLVPYDFSSRAKACLDVTLAMARRMPHRIHLLHVAQPKSSLAGEPDKSPEIERLREKLAALIPDELADRMAIDVSIGEPVPRILEAAREIGALFILMPAHGKSPLKRFLFGTTTLGILHGADCPVWFMSSAARRHPPEWAAA
- a CDS encoding patatin-like phospholipase family protein, producing the protein MKNRLGIVLSGGGSRGIAHIGVLRALEEHGLAPDCIAGTSSGAIVGALYAADYPPEEMLEFFKVKSPFKLSKFALGKPGFIDTEKVVADFLEYFPENSFEALAKSLFLTATDIVNARLEIFTSGPLIPAILASSSVPMVFTPTEIDGRWFSDGGIINNFPVEPIKMLCDTLIGVYASPLREVDRSTLKNSLAVSQRAIEVGMFFSSKRKFHQCDVFLCPEDLAKFGAFDSKHLREILEIGYAAALERVDSIRKSLEKYRGD